Within Bacteroidota bacterium, the genomic segment AGAGAAGGGGAAAGAGAGTGAGAGTGAGAGTGAGAAAGAGTATTAGAAAGAGAAAGAGAAAGAGAAAGAGAAAGAGAAAGAGAAGGGGAAAGAGAGTGAGAGTGAGAAAGAGTATTAGAAAGAGAAAGAGAAAGAGAAAGAGAAAGAGAAAGAGAAGGGGAAAGAGAAAGAGAGTGAGAAAGAGAGTGAGAATTAGAAAGAGAAAGAGAAAGAGAAAGAGAAAGAGAAAGAGAAGGGGAAAGAGAGTGAGAGTGAGAAAGAGAAATAGAATTAGAAAGAGAAAGAATGAAAATTTATTTGCAGGGTAAAATGAATCAGACTAAATAAGAATGTAAATGAGGATATGAAACGGTTTGCTTGTGCTGCTACCGTCCCAACTCCCGAAATGCCCTGCGCAGGATGGTAAAATCGTTTCCAATCTTGTAATCTTTGGCATACAGCATATTGAGGCGTGTGCCCACTACGGCGCTGCGCTGGTTTTGCGGTAAAAGATCGTCGGTGTGGAGTATGGCGGGGCGGAGTTTGGGAAGATGCAGGTGTGCATCGGTACCGGGGGCGTAGCCAACCCAGGTGCGCAGGCCGGCAAGTACACGCACAATATTGGGGATGAATCCGGCCGGACGACGCATCAGCCACATGAGCAGCGGCGAAAGCGGCAGCAGCAGCAATGCCGAAGCTACATCAAACACCCGTTTGTTGCGACGGTTTACAGGCTTGCTTACCGAGTTGATGTCAATCACATACAAATCGCCGGCTGTGTCTATGGAGTTGCTGCCGATGATGGACAGGCTTTCGGGCGGAGCAATTTTGTAATCGACCGTGCGGGGCGTGTGGAGCAGCGCCATGCGGTCTATGATGTCTTGCGCGGCAAGATCTTTGGCGCAGAAAATCACTTCGTCTATGCTGTAAATAGTCACCACTTCATTGAGCTGCCCGAAGCGGCCAATGAAAGCGGGGTCGCTCATTTCTTCGTTGCTGCTGCTTACAAAGCCAATGAAGCTGCTGGTGACGCCCGTTTGGTTGAGCAACGCTTTTACGCGGCGGCATTCGTCGGGACTGCCCACTACGGCAATGCGCTGGGGATGGCCGCTGTCTATGCGCAGCGATTTGATGCGCAGTGCATGAAAAGCCAGCCGGCTCAAGAGCAGTTCGCCCAGCGCCCAGGCCGCGCCCAGCAGAATAAGCGCCCGCGAAAAACGAAGCGTTTCGGGCAGCAGCGCATAGCCGATAAGAATGGCCGCTGTGCCTGCCACCACACCGCGCACAATTTTTAAAAGCCGCACGGGCTTATCATACCCGCCGCTGAAATACACGGCCGTGAGCCACACCAGCACATACACCGGAAACAATACATTCACCACTTCGGGCGAATAATAGTTTCCGGAATCAGCCAGTTTTACGTTGGCTTCGTAGTAGTTCTTTATGAAATACAAGCCAGCCAGCATGAGTGTGGCATCCAGCAGCGGCAGCGCAAGTGCCCGTAATGCGCGCATGCACAAAGCCGCACCTGCACGCAGATACACGGCCATGTTGATGAGCAACGAAAACAGCCGTGCATTCTTCTGCGAAAAGTGCTT encodes:
- a CDS encoding glycosyltransferase → MKLTVVIVNYNVQHFLEQCLHSVRKAMQGIDGEVYVVDNNSVDGSVQLVQEKFPEVHLIANRENTGFSKANNQAMRVAKGEYILLLNPDTVVEESTFTKVVAFMDAHPDAGGLGVQMIDGKGRFLPESKRGLPTPAVAFYKIFGLSALFPRSKKFGRYHLGFLDRNATHEVDILSGAFMLMRKTALDKVGLLDEDFFMYGEDIDLSYRIQLGGWKNYYFHDTRIIHYKGESTKKSSVNYVFVFYRAMIIFAGKHFSQKNARLFSLLINMAVYLRAGAALCMRALRALALPLLDATLMLAGLYFIKNYYEANVKLADSGNYYSPEVVNVLFPVYVLVWLTAVYFSGGYDKPVRLLKIVRGVVAGTAAILIGYALLPETLRFSRALILLGAAWALGELLLSRLAFHALRIKSLRIDSGHPQRIAVVGSPDECRRVKALLNQTGVTSSFIGFVSSSNEEMSDPAFIGRFGQLNEVVTIYSIDEVIFCAKDLAAQDIIDRMALLHTPRTVDYKIAPPESLSIIGSNSIDTAGDLYVIDINSVSKPVNRRNKRVFDVASALLLLPLSPLLMWLMRRPAGFIPNIVRVLAGLRTWVGYAPGTDAHLHLPKLRPAILHTDDLLPQNQRSAVVGTRLNMLYAKDYKIGNDFTILRRAFRELGR